One genomic region from Nymphaea colorata isolate Beijing-Zhang1983 chromosome 12, ASM883128v2, whole genome shotgun sequence encodes:
- the LOC116265374 gene encoding uncharacterized protein LOC116265374 isoform X1 → MEIFPRATDEESSSERSSAEQDIQRCPFLRNINEPTNFSFSTSLSFPIPVRATKGPIFEDEPNFDMAFRLFHGRDGVVPLTEKSFPQPENLERASASQFNPLAAKAATISLSAFGPEGLFGFDFFSQKWKKQARKPPSKKESSQQGNSHEAMSNEWLETGNCPIAKSYRAVSNVLPLVAKVLQPPPGMKLKCPPAVVAARAALARTALVKSLRPQPLHSKVLVIGMLGMAANVPLGIWREHTKKFSPAWFAAIHAAIPFIAMLRKSVLMPKSAMAFTIAASVLGQVIGSRAERLRLKTVAMARVGAESTAAATEVLELTGNGDVVTAHLAATSNGGATNSKHPDQNGSCGIYLWDPLPLKAVLRPSARSIC, encoded by the exons ATGGAGATTTTCCCTAGAGCCACCGATGAGGAGTCATCATCAGAGCGATCTTCTGCAGAACAGGATATTCAAAGATGTCCTTTTCTGAGAAATATCAATGAGCCCACAAACTTTTCCTTCTCTACGTCGTTGAGTTTTCCAATACCC GTAAGAGCAACTAAAGGTCCAATTTTTGAGGATGAACCCAATTTTGACATGGCATTCAGGCTTTTCCATGGTCGTGATGGAGTTGTTCCACTTACAGAAAAATCCTTCCCTCAGCCAGAAAATTTGGAACGTGCGTCTGCCTCTCAGTTTAATCCTTTGGCAGCAAAAGCCGCGACAATCAGCCTCTCAGCCTTTGGACCAGAAGGCCTCTTtggttttgatttcttttctcagaaatggaaaaaacaggCTCGAAAGCCCCCATCCAAAAAAGAATCTTCTCAACAG GGAAACTCTCATGAAGCAATGAGCAACGAATGGCTTGAAACTGGAAACTGCCCCATTGCAAAATCCTACAGAGCTGTAAGCAACGTCCTGCCTCTCGTTGCCAAGGTGTTGCAGCCACCTCCAGGCATGAAGCTCAAGTGTCCACCTGCTGTAGTTGCTGCACGTGCAGCTCTAGCCCGAACTGCACTTGTGAAGTCCCTAAGACCACAGCCACTGCATTCGAAAGTGCTAGTAATTGGCATGTTGGGCATGGCTGCCAATGTTCCGCTAGGGATATGGAGAGAGCACACCAAAAAGTTTTCTCCTGCCTGGTTCGCTGCCATCCACGCAGCAATTCCCTTCATTGCCATGCTGAGGAAGTCGGTGCTGATGCCCAAGTCGGCAATGGCATTCACTATTGCAGCTTCCGTTTTAGGTCAGGTGATCGGCTCAAGAGCAGAAAGGCTCAGATTGAAGACGGTAGCAATGGCAAGAGTGGGCGCAGAgtcaacagcagcagcaacagaagTTTTAGAGTTAACAGGTAATGGGGATGTGGTTACTGCGCATCTTGCAGCTACATCTAATGGAGGAGCCACCAACTCCAAGCACCCAGATCAAAATGGGAGTTGTGGGATTTACTTATGGGATCCACTGCCGCTGAAAGCGGTTCTGCGGCCATCTGCGCGGAGCATTTGTTAA
- the LOC116265374 gene encoding uncharacterized protein LOC116265374 isoform X2 — MEIFPRATDEESSSERSSAEQDIQRCPFLRNINEPTNFSFSTSLSFPIPVSVRATKGPIFEDEPNFDMAFRLFHGRDGVVPLTEKSFPQPENLERASASQFNPLAAKAATISLSAFGPEGLFGFDFFSQKWKKQARKPPSKKESSQQGNSHEAMSNEWLETGNCPIAKSYRAVSNVLPLVAKVLQPPPGMKLKCPPAVVAARAALARTALVKSLRPQPLHSKVLVIGMLGMAANVPLGIWREHTKKFSPAWFAAIHAAIPFIAMLRKSVLMPKSAMAFTIAASVLGQVIGSRAERLRLKTVAMARVGAESTAAATEVLELTGNGDVVTAHLAATSNGGATNSKHPDQNGSCGIYLWDPLPLKAVLRPSARSIC; from the exons ATGGAGATTTTCCCTAGAGCCACCGATGAGGAGTCATCATCAGAGCGATCTTCTGCAGAACAGGATATTCAAAGATGTCCTTTTCTGAGAAATATCAATGAGCCCACAAACTTTTCCTTCTCTACGTCGTTGAGTTTTCCAATACCCGTAAGT GTAAGAGCAACTAAAGGTCCAATTTTTGAGGATGAACCCAATTTTGACATGGCATTCAGGCTTTTCCATGGTCGTGATGGAGTTGTTCCACTTACAGAAAAATCCTTCCCTCAGCCAGAAAATTTGGAACGTGCGTCTGCCTCTCAGTTTAATCCTTTGGCAGCAAAAGCCGCGACAATCAGCCTCTCAGCCTTTGGACCAGAAGGCCTCTTtggttttgatttcttttctcagaaatggaaaaaacaggCTCGAAAGCCCCCATCCAAAAAAGAATCTTCTCAACAG GGAAACTCTCATGAAGCAATGAGCAACGAATGGCTTGAAACTGGAAACTGCCCCATTGCAAAATCCTACAGAGCTGTAAGCAACGTCCTGCCTCTCGTTGCCAAGGTGTTGCAGCCACCTCCAGGCATGAAGCTCAAGTGTCCACCTGCTGTAGTTGCTGCACGTGCAGCTCTAGCCCGAACTGCACTTGTGAAGTCCCTAAGACCACAGCCACTGCATTCGAAAGTGCTAGTAATTGGCATGTTGGGCATGGCTGCCAATGTTCCGCTAGGGATATGGAGAGAGCACACCAAAAAGTTTTCTCCTGCCTGGTTCGCTGCCATCCACGCAGCAATTCCCTTCATTGCCATGCTGAGGAAGTCGGTGCTGATGCCCAAGTCGGCAATGGCATTCACTATTGCAGCTTCCGTTTTAGGTCAGGTGATCGGCTCAAGAGCAGAAAGGCTCAGATTGAAGACGGTAGCAATGGCAAGAGTGGGCGCAGAgtcaacagcagcagcaacagaagTTTTAGAGTTAACAGGTAATGGGGATGTGGTTACTGCGCATCTTGCAGCTACATCTAATGGAGGAGCCACCAACTCCAAGCACCCAGATCAAAATGGGAGTTGTGGGATTTACTTATGGGATCCACTGCCGCTGAAAGCGGTTCTGCGGCCATCTGCGCGGAGCATTTGTTAA
- the LOC116265969 gene encoding uncharacterized protein LOC116265969: MASATALSLALPVAAKQSSFCYRPSLPVRKAAAASFSGKRMAVVVASAEKQPEPKKGGEMVASRLTALALAAAMAVPEVAVAADSSLTPSLKNFLLSIVSGGVVVGVIIGAVIGVANFDPVKRS, translated from the coding sequence ATGGCGTCGGCTACCGCCCTCTCCCTTGCGCTTCCCGTCGCGGCGAAGCAATCCTCTTTCTGCTACAGGCCCTCGCTCCCAGTCAGGAAGGCGGCGGCGGCCAGCTTCAGCGGCAAGAGGATGGCAGTGGTGGTAGCCTCTGCCGAGAAGCAGCCAGAGCCAAAGAAGGGAGGAGAGATGGTGGCATCGCGACTGACGGCGTTGGCACTCGCAGCGGCGATGGCGGTGCCGGAGGTGGCAGTGGCGGCGGATTCAAGCCTCACGCCCTCGCTTAAGAACTTCCTTCTCAGCATCGTTTCCGGCGGCGTCGTCGTCGGCGTCATCATCGGCGCCGTTATCGGCGTTGCGAACTTCGATCCTGTCAAGCGGAGCTAA
- the LOC116265221 gene encoding uncharacterized protein LOC116265221, with translation MIFLPAYRGIVVILFGGKRLLLGSREWTGDQADGSGLAAAPVFARRKTHLVAAECRVSRVPAMDPDKRRKRSLLFRLCGWWLTFVLALVVSSSFAVAGGLIALILQSPSAPLPIAVDSRCRILSSNIDLRSAKVCDLGFFNHKSKSALSNVERHKFRCHYDYYWASIFKVEYRQHPSGQMLHAFAEVPKEALPLDCRPSFSSAWLTKDKFKVNETYNCKYVPGMSKVDIYTDDLFNCHSEVPSPLEMVGRFALLFSQVTEMFFSKSGRLGHMFLYLDAAVVFGIPSLLLLFQLLKIFASAIFVLRKKPLINTLFISIYRVSLVRACFFVASLTFMGWLSIQYGRPFHLSKFFVSFSVRR, from the exons ATGATTTTCCTTCCCGCATATAGGGGTATTGTTGTAATTCTCTTTGGCGGCAAACGTCTCCTCCTCGGGTCGAGGGAATGGACGGGAGATCAAGCGGATGGCAGTGGGTTGGCCGCCGCGCCGGTTTTTGCTCGCCGGAAGACCCATCTGGTGGCCGCCGAATGTAGGGTGAGTCGGGTTCCAGCGATGGATCCAGACAAGCGGCGGAAGAGGAGCCTCCTGTTCCGACTCTGCGGATGGTGGCTGACCTTCGTCCTCGCCCTTGTCGTTTCCTCCTCCTTTGCGGTTGCCGGCGGCCTCATCGCCCTCATCCTGCAGAGTCCTTCGGCCCCCCTTCCGATCGCCGTCGACTCTCGCTGCAGGATACTATCGAGTA ACATTGATCTTAGGTCTGCAAAAGTCTGTGACCTTGGATTCTTCAATCACAAATCCAAAAGCGCATTGAGCAATGTAGAAAGACACAAATTCAGATGCCATTATGATTATTATTGGGCTTCAATCTTTAAG GTTGAGTACAGACAACATCCTTCTGGACAGATGCTCCATGCATTTGCAGAGGTTCCAAAGGAGGCCCTTCCACTTGACTGCCGACCCAGCTTCAGCTCTGCATGGTTGACAAAAGACAAGTTCAAG GTGAATGAAACGTACAACTGCAAGTACGTTCCTGGGATGTCTAAAGTTGATATTTACACAGATGACCTTTTCAATTGCCACTCTGAGGTGCCATCACCACTTGAGATGGTGGGAAGATTCGCTCTTCT TTTTTCTCAAGTGACGGAAATGTTCTTTTCCAAGAGCGGGAGGTTGGGGCATATGTTCCTGTATCTGGATGCTGCAGTGGTTTTTGGCATCCCTTCTCTTCTGCTATTGTTCCAGTTGCTCAAGATATTTGCTTCTGCAATTTTCGTGCTAAGAAAGAAACCTTTGATTAACACCTTATTCATCAGTATCTACAGAGTGAGCCTTGTTCGTGCTTGCTTCTTTGTAGCATCCTTAACTTTTATGGGTTGGTTAAGTATACAATATGGGAGACCTTTTCATCTCTCTAAATTTTTTGTGAGCTTTTCAGTAAGAAGATAA